From one Eulemur rufifrons isolate Redbay chromosome 23, OSU_ERuf_1, whole genome shotgun sequence genomic stretch:
- the ARL2BP gene encoding ADP-ribosylation factor-like protein 2-binding protein gives MDALEEESFALSFSSASDAEFDAVVGYLEDIIMDDEFQILQRNFMDKYYQEFEDTEENKLTYTPIFNEYISLVEKYIEEQLLERIPGFNMAAFTTTLQHHKDEVAGDIFDMLLTFTDFLAFKEMFLDYRAEKEGRGLDLSSGLVVTSLCKSSSMPTSQNNLRH, from the exons ATGGACGCCTTAGAAGAAGAGAGCTTCGCGCTGTCCTT TTCCTCCGCCTCTGATGCAGAATTTGATGCTGTGGTTGGCTATTTAGAGGACATTATCATGG ATGACGAGTTCCAGATACTACAGAGAAATTTCATGGACAAGTACTACCAGGAATTTGAAGACACAGAAGAGAATAAACTCACCTACACACCTATTTTTAATGAATAC ATTTCTCTGGTAGAAAAGTATATTGAAGAACAGCTGCTAGAGCGGATTCCTGGATTCAACATGGCGGCTTTCACAACAACGTTACA GCACCATAAGGATGAAGTGGCTGGTGACATATTTGACATGCTGCTCACATTTACAGATTTCCtggcttttaaagaaatgtttctggACTACAGAGCA GAAAAAGAAGGCCGGGGACTGGACTTAAGCAGTGGTTTAGTGGTGACTTCATTGTGCAAATCATCTTCTATGCCAACTTCCCAGAACAATCTACGGCACTAG